A single window of Lytechinus variegatus isolate NC3 chromosome 8, Lvar_3.0, whole genome shotgun sequence DNA harbors:
- the LOC121420415 gene encoding cilia- and flagella-associated protein HOATZ-like translates to MASTISGNFFGSDTNHLSGEEKFPEMTEFSGSSDEDKACAKLFWQSVTLHPPIESRLVSGDIRQRLPNAGPFLQDPNYAHAPEQDDPKLRAFLGKAHAQMVYEESENLTKLAMKRQETRMIHQKRQAERKEKEKISHRTRKPLVPEDDYEILDDEAMNAMDELDQFDKTLEERSQKNLVL, encoded by the exons ATGGCGTCCACCATCTCGGGTAATTTCTTTGGCAGTGACACGAATCATTTGTCTGGAGAAGAGAAATTTCCAGAAATGACAGAGTTTAGCGGTTCAAGCGATGAAGACAAGGCATGTGCTAAGTTATTTTGGCAATCTGTGACCCTTCACCCACCAATCGAATCAAGGCTGGTATCTGGAGACATTAGACAGAGACTTCCAAATGCTGGCCCTTTTTTGCAAG ATCCAAATTATGCTCACGCACCAGAACAAGATGACCCAA AGTTGAGAGCGTTCCTTGGTAAAGCCCATGCACAGATGGTCTATGAAGAAAGTGAAAATTTAACAAAACTG GCTATGAAGAGGCAAGAGACAAGAATGATTCATCAGAAAAGACAAGCTGAAAGAAAAGAG AAAGAGAAGATTTCCCATAGAACAAGGAAGCCCCTTGTACCAGAAGA TGACTATGAGATCCTTGATGATGAAGCCATGAATGCAATGGATGAACTTGACCAGTTTGACAAAACCCTTGAGGAAAGGAGCCAGAAAAACCTTGTGCTTTGA